A section of the Brachyhypopomus gauderio isolate BG-103 chromosome 13, BGAUD_0.2, whole genome shotgun sequence genome encodes:
- the psme1 gene encoding proteasome activator complex subunit 1: MASLDMSPASKKEVDGFTKKLTKEAEQLVSTFFPEKIAEMDNLLQASLSLGDFSALRAPLDIPIPDPAKEELKRKKKEEKEAKEGKGKKDKDGDEEEGGPPCGPISCNEKVESLIKEIKPHIQTLKEKLNTVSMWVQLQIPRIEDGNNFGVAVQEKVFELFTNTRTKIEGFQTQITKYYSERGDAVAKASKQPHVGDYRQLVHELDQHQYSELRIVVLEIRNTYAVLFDVISKNYDKIKKPRGDCKALIY, encoded by the exons ATGGCTTCCTTAGACATGAGCCCTGCGTCAAAGAAAGAG GTTGATGGATTTACAAAGAAACTCACCAAAGAA GCAGAACAGCTAGTTTCAACTTTCTTCCCTGAGAAGATTGCAGAGATGGACAACTTGTTGCAG GCTTCCTTGTCCCTGGGTGACTTCTCAGCCCTCAGGGCTCCATTGGACATTCCTATACCAGACCCTGCCAAAGAAGAGCTtaagagaaagaagaaagaggag AAAGAAGCAAAGGAGGGAAAGGGAAAGAAAGACAAAGATGGTGATGAAGAGGAAG GAGGCCCTCCTTGTGGTCCAATTTCCTGTAATGAGAAAGTAGAGAGTCTCATCAAGGAGATTAAGCCCCACATTCAAACTCTGAAggaaaaactcaataca GTGTCAATGTGGGTGCAGCTACAAATCCCCAGGATTGAGGATGGGAATAACTTTGGTGTGGCTGTACAG GAGAAAGTATTTGAGCTATTCACAAATACTCGAACCAAGATTGAAGGATTCCAGACACAGATCACAAA gtattACAGTGAGAGGGGAGACGCTGTAGCCAAAGCTTCAAAACAGCCCCATGTG GGAGATTACAGACAGCTTGTTCACGAATTGGATCAACATCAGTACTCTGAGCTACGCATTGTGGTCCTGGAGATCCGCAATACATAT GCTGTGTTGTTTGATGTCATCAGCAAGAACTATGACAAGATTAAGAAACCCAGAGGAGACTGCAAAGCTCTTATCTACTGA